In a single window of the Candidatus Methylomirabilota bacterium genome:
- the ccmA gene encoding heme ABC exporter ATP-binding protein CcmA, which produces MTAEPLVHLAGLSKAFGGTLVLDGIDLDVRAGEAVALLGANGAGKTTLLRIVATLLRPSRGRALVAGFDCAREPDRVRAQVGLLAHGVWVYEDLTARENLIFWSSLRGRPARADELHAALAAVDLERLAAERVRTFSLGMRRRLSLARLVLAAPRVLLLDEPYAGLDPRASKWLDGHLAAVKAGGGAIVMATHSFSRGLGVTDRVAIMAGGRVAHDAAVAALSAEDIRHLYELHAEEPA; this is translated from the coding sequence GTGACGGCTGAACCTCTCGTTCACCTGGCCGGTCTCAGCAAAGCCTTCGGCGGCACGCTGGTGCTGGACGGTATCGACCTCGACGTCCGCGCCGGCGAGGCCGTAGCCTTGCTGGGAGCCAACGGCGCCGGCAAGACGACGCTGCTCCGCATCGTGGCCACGCTGCTGCGGCCCAGCCGGGGCCGCGCTCTGGTGGCCGGCTTCGACTGCGCGCGCGAGCCCGACCGTGTCCGCGCCCAGGTCGGCCTGCTGGCCCATGGGGTCTGGGTCTACGAGGATCTGACGGCGCGAGAGAACCTCATCTTCTGGAGCAGCCTGAGGGGCCGCCCCGCCCGGGCCGACGAGCTGCACGCCGCGCTGGCCGCCGTCGACCTCGAACGGCTGGCCGCCGAGAGGGTGCGCACCTTCTCACTCGGGATGCGACGCCGGCTATCGCTGGCCCGGCTGGTGCTGGCCGCTCCCCGCGTCCTGCTGCTGGACGAGCCCTATGCCGGTCTCGACCCGCGGGCCAGCAAGTGGCTGGATGGGCACCTGGCCGCCGTGAAGGCGGGCGGAGGCGCCATCGTCATGGCGACACACAGCTTCAGCCGTGGCCTCGGCGTCACCGACCGTGTGGCCATCATGGCCGGCGGGCGCGTGGCTCACGACGCGGCGGTCGCCGCTCTCAGCGCCGAGGACATCCGCCACCTCTACGAGCTGCACGCGGAGGAGCCGGCGTGA
- the htpX gene encoding zinc metalloprotease HtpX, producing the protein MSHIFRTALLLAVLTAILVVVGGAIGGEQGMLVAFVLALAMNFFSYWFSDRIVLRMYRAQPIDEGQSPRLYAVVRRLATRAGIPMPRVYLIPSETPNAFATGRNPQHAAVAVTEGIMRLLDEEELEGVLAHELAHVANRDILISTLAATLAGAITYLAHMAQWAAIFGGHRGDDEEHGSNPMVMILLAVLAPLAAMLVQLAVSRSREFHADATGARVAGKTWGLAKALEKLHMAQHAVPMDANPATAHLFIVNPLSGQAMMKLFSTHPPLEERIARLRAMRI; encoded by the coding sequence ATGTCGCACATCTTCAGAACGGCGCTGCTGCTGGCGGTCCTTACCGCGATACTCGTGGTGGTCGGCGGAGCGATCGGGGGCGAGCAAGGCATGCTGGTGGCCTTCGTCTTGGCCCTGGCGATGAACTTCTTCTCCTACTGGTTCTCCGACCGGATCGTGCTCAGGATGTACCGAGCGCAGCCCATCGATGAGGGCCAGTCCCCCCGTCTGTACGCGGTCGTGCGCCGGCTGGCTACCCGCGCCGGGATCCCGATGCCTCGCGTGTACCTGATCCCGTCCGAGACTCCCAATGCGTTCGCCACCGGCCGCAACCCTCAGCACGCCGCGGTGGCCGTGACCGAGGGCATCATGCGCCTGCTCGACGAGGAAGAGCTCGAAGGCGTCCTGGCCCACGAGCTGGCCCACGTCGCCAACAGAGACATCTTGATCTCCACGCTCGCGGCGACGCTGGCCGGGGCCATCACGTACCTGGCCCATATGGCGCAGTGGGCGGCGATCTTCGGCGGGCACCGCGGCGATGACGAGGAGCACGGCAGCAACCCGATGGTCATGATCCTGCTGGCCGTGCTGGCGCCCCTGGCGGCCATGCTGGTTCAGCTCGCCGTCTCCCGATCGCGCGAGTTTCACGCCGACGCGACCGGCGCCCGGGTGGCCGGCAAGACCTGGGGTCTGGCCAAGGCGCTGGAGAAGCTTCACATGGCGCAGCACGCCGTTCCCATGGACGCCAACCCCGCCACCGCGCATCTCTTCATCGTCAACCCGCTGAGCGGGCAGGCGATGATGAAACTGTTCTCGACGCACCCGCCGCTCGAGGAGCGGATCGCCCGGCTGCGCGCGATGCGGATCTGA
- a CDS encoding DUF177 domain-containing protein has protein sequence MIIRVSDLQDDGLLVANAGEFVAPFTDRSWRLDAVRLHVSRDGEDVVVVGDLAASVPLVCGRCLEEFRVDVRPRVDLRYVPRPSLVDDAELGADDLDLDFYENDELNLASLVETETTLALPMKPLCRADCRGLCPTCGANRNAAGCACPAPSADPRLAVLKDLTSRLNH, from the coding sequence ATGATCATTCGAGTGTCCGACCTCCAGGACGACGGGCTGCTGGTGGCCAATGCCGGCGAGTTCGTCGCCCCCTTCACCGATCGTTCCTGGCGGCTCGACGCCGTGCGGCTGCACGTCAGCCGGGACGGCGAGGACGTCGTCGTCGTCGGCGACCTGGCGGCCTCCGTTCCCCTCGTGTGCGGGCGCTGCCTGGAGGAGTTCCGCGTCGATGTCCGCCCGCGGGTGGACCTCCGGTACGTGCCGCGTCCGTCGCTCGTTGACGACGCGGAGCTCGGGGCCGACGATCTGGATCTGGACTTCTACGAGAACGACGAGCTCAACCTGGCCTCGCTCGTAGAGACGGAAACCACGCTGGCGTTGCCGATGAAGCCGCTCTGCCGGGCGGACTGCCGCGGGCTCTGCCCCACCTGCGGGGCCAACCGGAACGCCGCCGGCTGTGCGTGTCCGGCTCCGTCCGCCGATCCCCGCCTGGCCGTGCTCAAAGACCTGACCAGCCGACTCAATCACTGA
- the rpmF gene encoding 50S ribosomal protein L32: MPLPKRRHSRTRGRKRRTHWKLDAPAHAVCPQCREPKLPHRVCPHCGYYKGREIIAVEGE, from the coding sequence ATGCCGCTGCCGAAACGCCGTCACTCGAGAACGCGGGGCCGCAAGCGCCGCACCCACTGGAAGCTAGACGCGCCGGCTCACGCGGTGTGCCCCCAGTGCCGCGAACCCAAGCTGCCGCACCGCGTGTGTCCCCACTGCGGGTACTACAAGGGTCGGGAGATCATTGCCGTCGAGGGTGAGTAG